The following DNA comes from Fusarium fujikuroi IMI 58289 draft genome, chromosome FFUJ_chr03.
GTCCATAATCAGTGTCTAAATTCCCACGAGTGCTACAGCGTCAGCTGCAAATCTTGCATGTTAAGGTATCTGGATGAGCACGCGTCTCAGGCGGGCATAGATGATCTAACGGACCCAACGACAAACAAAGATGCGTCTAAAAGACCAGACAACACTGATATGGGCACATCTACCAGCCTGCCACACAATGCCATTACTGAAGACCGAATACGACATGTAAAGCATCAATGCCTACGAAACTTTATGAAGGTATTCTCAACCTATCCACCTTACCTCATCGTGGGTCTAGTGTTTGAGCAACCCTCGAGACATGGATACGATGAGCTTCAGAAGGGTTACCTCGCTTGCCGCATGACCTGGCACACGTTCAAAGTCAATGCAAACCCCAGGTCTCTTGAAGGCACAATGCCTATCTTGAGAAATATTGCTTTCGGGAGCTTACCACAGCTGAATATGTGGGGAGGCATTATAAACGATTGTACCCTCTCATGTCATGGACATTTGACCCAAAAGGATCTCATGAACCTCCATAACCTTGAGGACCAGGCCATTAAGTACTTGATATCTCACCGTCTCCATTGGAGCAAGGAGATCGATGTTATACAAGATTTTGCTGGTCTGAAACTGTCTGTCCTTGGTCAAGAACCCATCTCGGAATTAAGAGACATCATTCATACTGTCAACGCAGACCTCATGGGCTTGGTCACGGCTGAACTCGAGCCCAcagaagctctcaagatTTGGTTAGAGATGAATCAAAGAACACTGTATTACTGTGCTAAACAGAATTCCAAGACGCTTAGGCAAGTCCTTGACGACAAGTATCGGCTAGACACTAAACAACATTTAGCCGGGAGACTATGAGACATATTGGTTGGTGAGTATCTGTTTGGGTGTTAAGTTGTATGGAAACAGCAAATCttcttttttgcttcttctctttttttgcttcttttttgGCTCGAACCGCTAAATGGGTACCTTACCAGGCGTcataaatctctttttacAATGATAAATTGTTCCGGGGGACTCAGCTGACGTTAAGTCTGAGAAACGCCATCCGAAGAGTAAACACGTTTAAAGGGCTATAATTGGATCTGTGGGCTTCACTGTCAGTCTTGATACTACTATTCTGGTGTATATGTTTTACCTGTTTATGATAAAAATCGTTCCAGACCTGGTTTATCTGAGCGAGTAATTGAACGTTATGAGTTGCCTTTTGTGAATAGGACCACCTGAATTTCTCTATATCCATCTTAAGAGAAACTAACACAATACTAACTACTAGGCTGCTACCAAAGATACGGACTCTCCATAAATGGTAATACATTATTTTCTATTGCTATTTGAATAACGCTGCAATGAAATTTAGGTATCTTCATTAGCCATTTTCTAAGGTATCGTACCTACTtcgtaggtaggtagtcgaGGGTCCCCACCTACCCATTTAAACCTCCGCTCCACCTTCAGCCGCCGACCGATAAGAATCCTTATCAGTTCCGCTCCATCAACTTTTTTTCCTTTGCGAAGCCAAGTCATCCCGCCAttgaacaacatcaccaacgccatcaaTCACCAGTTCCTAACGATATAATGCGCCCTCTCACAGAAAAGGAGACCCAGACTCTGTTCGAGAAACTGGCGAATTACACCGGTGGCTCCCTCAAGAACCTGATCGCACCCCTCGACGACTCCCCCAACCCTGATCGCTATGTCTTCCGCCTAGTTCGCGATCGTGTCTTTTACGTTCGTCTCTCGATCGCCAACCTGGCGACCTCTATTGCTCGTGATAAGCTTCTCTCTCTAGGAACCTGTCTTGGTATGTCTCTCCCTTGATAAATGCCACAATATTCTCTAGCTAACCTTGAAATTTCACAGGCAAGTTCACAAAGTCTGGCAAGTTTCGCCTGCACATCACAGCCCTTCCCATCATTGCCGAGCACGCCCGCTACAAGATTTGGGTCAAGGAGAACGGAACTATGCCCTTCCTATACGGcagcaacatcgtcaaggCGCATGTCGGTCGCTGGTCAGAGGACTGCCCCGAACACCAGGGAGTTGTTGTCTACAGCATGAACGATACACCGCTCGGATTTGGTGTCACTGCCCGCAGCACTGCCGAGGCCCGAAGATTGGATCCTACCGGTGTCACTTGTTTCAGACAGGCCGACTGTGGAGAGTACCTCCGTGACGAAGACAACTTGTTTGCGACGGGGTAGAGGGCAGTATGGTTTGCTTCGTCAGGCGTTGGGGCTATTTTAATCATTCATTCTTTGGCGTTGAGAGTGAGGGGGGAAAAGAAACTTGTGGCCAAGTCAATCATGCTTGGGTTATTTGGTAGATTGGTAgatatcatcgtcgtcatcaaaGCGCTGTATATGTTGAAATGTATTCGCTTGCCCCATTTTGCCCATTTTGCCCATTTTCGAAGCCCTTTCTTTGCCTGCCTATTCCATTACCGCACCGTTCATCTCTCGAGCTGGACTCACTGGCCTGCTGTCCCTCTTAAAGAAACCGACATGCTGTCGGTGAGCGACATACTCACTATCAGCATAGCCAAGaatcttctcaatctcgacGCTCTGCTTGCCCTTGATTCGCGCGATCTCAGCGGCGGCATAGTTGACCAGAGCTCGGCCGACTTCTTCAGGAGTGCCCTCCCACATTTTGCCATCAGGCCCAGGGGTTGATCGCCGCTTGACTGCTACGAGACGCACCACCTCCTGTTGGGCAAAATTACCCTCGACATCAATGACGCCAACTGGAAGCAGACCCGCCTTGCCAACGAGAGCCTTATAAGCGCCTGAGTCGATGTAGAGGGTGCcgtgagggtgaggagtGTGAAGCAGCCAAAAGTGACGGTCCCTGATGGGATCGTTGGCGGGAATGAAGCGAGTGTGTAAGGGGGGCCAGGGGGCGCCATTTAAGCTGGAGAGCGTCAGAGCCGATGCCGATCGTGACAAGCCTTCAGCACGCTCGTCTGGACTGGGGGGAGTGCTCCCTTTTTGTATTGACTGTAGATACTGCACAATGTTGAGCACGTTTCCCGGGTTAGAAGACCTCGTAATGACAGTTGTGACTCCAGCTGAAGTGCCCAGCCTAGCAGCAATAATCTTGGTGCTCATGCCTCCCGTTCCAAGGGACGAACCAGCACTGGATACTGCCTTGAGAGTTAGTTTTCGAGGAGATAAGCCCGCGATTGAAGATAGACTTTACCGTCAGCCTGTAGTGCAGCGATGTCTTCGACCACCTCGATAGGCTTAGCATCTGGGTTGGTTCTGGGGTTCTTGTCATAGAGACAATCAACATCCGTCATCAAGAACAGCATATCAGCGTGTATCATAGCGGCAGTGATAGCAGAGAGAGTATCATTGTCGCCAAACTTGATTTCGGAAACGGCGAGAGTGTCGTTTTCGTTAACAATGGGAATTACACCTTGTTCCAAAAGGGCATGGAAGGTGTTTTGGGCGTTGAAGTATCTCGTTCGCTGCAACATGTATTTTTAGTTCACTGTTGAAGATTCAACACGGAAGAGGTGTACACACGTCTGCAATGTCGTTTCGTGTAAGGAGGATCTGAGCAATTGGCTGCCTGAGGTGGGTGAACAGGCTATCCCAGAGACTCATGAGGCGGCATTGGCCGATCGCTGCAAGAGCCTGTAGATGCTAACGTTAGTCACTTGATTATAGATGACCAACAGAGACATTCGGTTCCAACCTGTAGCTGCGCGAGATGCTTAGGTCGCTTCTCCACGTCCATACGCCGGAGACCGACACCGATGGCGCCGGACGAAACAATGACCACCCTGTGACCATCTTTGCGAAGCTTCACGGCCGTATCAACAATGAGAGTCAGAATCGGAAGAAGTGGTTCGTGAGTCCTCTCATCGACAATGGAGCTTGTTCCTGTGATGAAGGCCGAGTGTTAGTGGGGGATGAgtcaagcttggtgttgagccgTAAAGTAAACtcaccaagcttgatgaCAATGGTCAGAGACTTTGTCCCGTTGCCTCTCATGACTGCGAGGTTGAAGAAAAAGGGAAACAAGTCAGTTTAATGCCGCTTTTGGGGTATGATGCAACGCCTGAAGGAAAGACTGGCACTTTCACATGGGTGTCTCCATCCACTACACATGTGAAGAGGTGCATATATACACGGTAAGGTAGGAAggtagtatatatatatatgggAACAACTTCAACGAGACAGACAGACTTGCTTAACTCTTCTGCCACAACACAAATCAAAGAAAGACGGGTTGAGAGAAATGCTTACATTGAAATATGCTTTCACTCGTCATTTTTCTCATGCGCCCTTGTCGCTCTCTCTGAGTGTGGAACCGAGGGTTGAACAGGATAGGTAGGATAGGATGGTATGAGATGGGATGTGAGTGGGAGTGTCAGGATgtttggagctggagctgggcaAACGTTGGGCGATAGTCGAATTGATTGGACTGTGCTCCTGCGCCCTTGCTGAAGAGTTCCCCAGACCCCGATGTCGCCCGGGAAAACAGCACGAATAGGGTCCCTTGTTCGGAAAACTGGTCCAATCAGCCTCTTGACCGCCTAGCCTAATCGGGCTATCGGGTGCGTGGCAGAATAGACACTTGCGGTACAGGCTCCTCCAAGGGGAGAGAGGCTACCTACTAATTGAGTGAGGTAAGCTAAGAAAGCCAACTAAATTAAAGCCTCCACTGCTTtgggagaagaagcccaggtCAAGAGAGAATGATCACCTTGAGATTCTGAGTCTTACGCCGAATACCGAATTCACTCGCCGAAGCCACAACACCCTAATTTGGACTCAATTGGCATTTGGAATTACATACACGCGCCTTTGCAGAATGTCATCTGACTCTACACCTCCCCCAGGTGTCCCCGCTGGAACGCCAAGTGCTTCAAGTGCAGAAATCAAGAACGACCCTGCAAAAACAGGGTTTTCTCCAGAGATCTCATGGTGGATGAACTACTTCAAAATGCTCTCGGGCCAAATGACACCCGAGGGCAAATTCTTCTTCCGAGAGTACACAACCGAAatcgaggaagaaaaagactgcAAAGCTTGTGAGAGAGACCGCGACTGGCTCTTTACCTATTCGCCCGTCGTTCGCTTCATGTCCGACAAGATTCAGGCTCTCAATGGACGAATAGACCCTTCCAATGTTCACTGCCGTCGCTGTCCCTCCTCTCTGAGGGCTGATGGCTCTGTCAACTGGCAATCTGGTGGTTTCAGCCCCAATCATGGCATCCTCATATGTGCCAACCACATCAAGAACCGAAAGCATCTCGAGGATACGCTGGCGCATGAGATGGTGCATGCCTGGGACTATGTTCGGTGGAAGAATGTCGACTTCATGGGTCAAAAGGACTTGAAGCACGCCGCATGCACAGAGGTGGGTTAAGGAAGCAAGCCAATTAATTTCCTTACAAACAGGGATGCTAACTCATATCAAGATCCGAGCTTCAATGCTCAGTGGCGAGTGCAGGTGGACAAAAGAGGCCTTTGTTAGAGGGAATTGGAGACTGACGCAGCAATTCCAAAATTGCGTCCGCAGACGAGCCATCGATTCCGTCACGGCCAGATCCACGTGCAAGGACGACGTCCAAGCAACCAAGGTTGTCAACCAGGTTTGGGATTCTTGCTTTGCAGACACGCGGCCATTCGATGAGGTTTATCGATGATTGCTAGCAGTCTGCCCTCCATACGAAAATGTGTACGATATCCAAGACAGGCGAGAGGAGCCTTTAATGAAATGTATGATGCCTTTCTGCTCGTGTACCACAATACTATCAATGATACCCTTCAACACGCTGAAGCAATTCTTGTATTCGTTTTAATGATTGTTGGAATGACGCTACAAAAGAAAATCCCGTACTCCAACTGATGCAAACGGCCAGGTTCCGTCCTTGATTATTAGAAAATCAGTCAATCAACTGCCGATGAACGCCTCTCAACCGTTATCCATTCATGTTACTTGTCGTTATATCATTATTGCCCCTTCTCGCGGTTAGAAGCACGCTCACCCTTGACGCAGTGCTTGATGATCCAGGGATGCTGTTGAATCTGCTCAAGAGGAATTCGCTTCTCAGGGTCCAACACCAGGAGCTTCATCAATGTCAGTATGGCGATACAGAAATCTCTGGGGCTGGCTGCATACCTTCTTGATGAGGTCAGTAGCCTCAGAACTGACCCATGAAGGAATCGACATGTCAGCACGAGCAATCCTTCGTTGAGTCATCACTGGCGTATCCTCGAAGGGCGCTTCACCCACGAGGAACTCATACGTCAGGACGCCCAAACTCCACAGGTCAACCTTCTCGTTGTAAAAGTTGTCAGAGGTACCGGGCTTGATCATCTCTGGAGGGAGGTAGTCAAGAGTACCACACATGGTCTTCCTTCGGTTGTTGGGAGCGTGCACACTCCATCCGAAATCCGAGATTTTGATCTCACCATGGATGCCAACCAATATGTTCTCAGGCTTGATATCTCGATGGATGACATGCTTCCGATGCAGGTAGCGCAATGCCGATGCCATCTGGGCAATGTACTGGGCTGCCTTCCACTCGGGGAACCGGCTCTCTTTTCGGAGGTGTTTGTACAGTTCACCCTTGCCAGCGAATTCGAGAATCAAGAATACTCGCTTACTATCGTGGAAGTGGCCGTAGAGCTGAAGAATGTTGGGGTGTCTCAGGTTGCTTtgaatctcaatctctcgGCGAACCTGCTTCTCAACACGGCCTGCTTGCAATTCATTCTTATGGAGGACCTTGAGGGCGCAGATGAAGCCTGTTGTTCTCTCTCGAGCAAGATACACTCGTCCAAACTTGCCCTTGCCCAGGGGCCGACCGATCTCGAACATGCCGAGGTGAAACTGCTTAGGGACGCTGATTTGCTCTGGCAGTGTAACTGATTTTCGTTCATCTTGGGCTTCATCCGACGTcctggaggaagatggaagtGCTTTTCTTGTAGGAGATGGAGGCGCGTTATTGACTTTTCGTTGAGCAGCCTGGGATGGCAACATCACAGCGGCGTTGGTATTGCTGCTTTGCGACTGGAGAGCGACTTTGAAGAGGTTGGGTCGAGATGCTCCATGTATACTTTGTGATGTGGTAGATGAGACCATAGTCTACCTATGTCAGTGATCAAGCCATGCTGGAGCGGTCGCAGCAAAACACACACACCTTTGTCTTGCTGTAGAGCTTAGAGCCGTCGCCAAGGGGATCATTCTCATCGTTGACGGACATGCGCTCGAAGCGCGCCTCAATTGCACGGGTAGCCATGATTGGGAGCAAGGGCGGGATGGACTGTTAATGTTAGTGAAAGACGAAcgaagagatgaagaaaaaCGAACGAAGTTTGCCTTTTTGAACGGATCCGATGCGGTCAGTCAGGTCGCCGGCTGGGGTCAGAAACCAGCTAGTATAAACATATGGTTGCCGAGCAACTACGCTGGGGGCGGCTTGAGATCTGGGGCGAGCTTGAGATCGGACCACCACAGACGCTGAAGGTTATTGCACCGCTGCCTATCTTACTTATGAATTATTCAGATCGTGCAGTTACTGAAGTGCATTGAGATAAGACGTTGACGGGGCTGGTGATTGCTGGTCATTGGTTTTAAGGACCGACTTCAACACCCCAACAGTGACATTTTTCTTGTCCCCTCCAAATTGCCATTTCGATCACTTGTTACGGAGTAGTTCTTGCATACGTGCAAGAATTACCCTACGTGAGTCATGAGGTAGGCacctaggtagtaggtaTAGTAGTCTAGGTTTCTTCAGACATTGTCTCGCTCGTCGTCAATGCAACCTAGATACTTATGGCTGAGCTCACAAGTCTGAAGTGACGATGAATCTTATCTAAAGATAGAGTCAGTGCTATCTTTGCCTGTCATTCACGCAACATTCAACGaaaatttattttgacagacgctttcttcttcttcttcttcttcttctttcattcATAGATAATAAACGTAAAAATCGGCCTATAATGAGATAGCCGCGAGTTCGTCTTGGGAGATTGAGACGACTTGTAAGAGGTGTATCACCAGATACTCAACAAGCAGCACAACTTGTTGGCATAATTGGTTTCTGTTATCAGAGCCAATCGCTTCATCCAGTACCAAGGCGGTTGATTATTTCAATTAATTTCATTAAAAAGATACTTCAGTGCAAAATTCAGCCAACGTCATGATTATCATGATCAAGCCGTATCCCGGCACGTGCTGAGCATTCCATGGGACAAACAGTCAGTACCTTATAGGAGGTACTTATACTCCGTGAATGGTAGAAACCTAATGGTATGCGGATGTGGTGGGGTCAAAGAAAACGATGTCTGCCAGACTTATTACCTATCCTCCCAAAACTGCTGCTTTTGTTAGTAGATACACCCACGATAGCAAAACTCCctctttagggtctttaacCGCCAAATTGTCGAATCAGCGCCCAGCAGATGCCAGAGAAACTCACAAATTCCCCCACCACCCACAGCCAGGTACTAATCTAAGTTAtccataggtaggtaccacACACCGAGACCCAGTTCCAAGTCTCGAGTCTCTCTGGTCTGACCTACTAGCAGCCATTTTAGGCCACCTACGGAGTTGCCTTTTGTGACTCACGTTCTCCTCTGTCTCTTTACCTGACGACTTTTACAATCAGGGTGGATGAAGCCCATTCGTCCCGTATCACTATCTCCAGCCTCATTGCCAACAAcagtaaagaaaagctttTCCCCAGCTTTCCCTTTGTCAAGGCAACTTTGTCTGTCACGTCCAGATTCCAGGTTCCGGTTTGCGGCCTGTGCAAAACCACCCCGCACTGTCGTTGACTCCCGCACTTTTGCGACTTCACGACCCCTCAACGCTTTTCAACTGCAAACGTCGCAAAAGCGCAGAAAGGACAAGATGAGTTCCGCCGCGACGACTCTCAAGGGTCAGCCCCTCGACAAAGCTGTCCTCGAATCCATCCTCCGGCGTCGCATGTTCTACACCCCGTCCTTCGAAATCTACGGCGGTGTTGGTGGTTTGTTCGACTATGGCCCCCCTGGCTGCGCACTGCAGGCCGGTGTCATTGATATCTGGCGCAAGCATTTCATCCTCGAGGAGGATATGCTCGAGGTTGACTGCACTGTCTTGACCCCGCACGAGGTCCTCAAGACCAGTGGCCATGTCGACAAGTTCGCCGACTGGATGTGCAAGGACCCCAAGAATGGCGAGATTCTTCGAGCCGATCACTTTGTTGAGGCCATCCTTGAGGCTCGGCTCAACGGCGACAAGGAGGCCCGTGGCCAGAAGGtggaggacaaggaggaggatcccaagaagaagaagaaaaagacaaagacTGAAGCTGTGAAACTCGATGACGCCGTCGTCAAGGAGTATGAGGAGGTTCTCGCCAGAATCGACAACTACGGTGGTCCGGAGCTTGGCGAGCTCATTAAGAAGTACGATCTCAGAAACCCTGCCACTGGTGTCCAGCCCGCGGAGCCTGTCTCCTTCAACCTCATGTTCCAAACCTCCATTGGTCCCAGCAGCAACTATCCTGGCTACCTCCGCCCCGAGACTGCCCAGGGCCAGTTCCTGAACTTTGCCAAGCTCCTCGAGTTCAACCAATCTCAGATGCCTTTCGCCTCTGCCTCTATTGGCAAGTCATACCGTAACGAGATCTCTCCTCGTGCCGGCCTTCTACGAGTACGTGAGTTCCTTATGGCCGAGATTGAGCATTTCGTCGATCCCGAGGGTGGAAAGAAGCACCACCGATTccatgaggttgaagatgtcgagcttgttctccttgaccGTGATACACAGCTGAGTGGCAAGACTACCACCAGAACTCTCAAGATTGGCCaggctgtcaaggatggTCTTGTCGACAACGAGACGCTGGGCTACTTCCTTGCCCGAATTCACTTGTTTTTGGAAAAGATTGGCGTGGATCTGACCAAGCTGCGATTCCGTCAGCACATGGCCAACGAGATGGCTCATTATGCCACCGACTGCTGGGATGCTGAACTCTTCACCAGCTCTGGCTGGATCGAGTGTGTCGGCTGTGCTGACCGAAGTGCCTACGACCTGAGTGTCCATGCCAAAAAGACTGGTGCCCCTCTGGTTGTCCGCGAGCAGCGCGAGACTCCTCTTGTCATTGAGGAGTGGCAAATCGACATCGAAAGGAAGAAATTTGGTCCCcagttcaagaaggatgcCAAGACTGTCGAGACCGCTCTCTTGGCTACAACGCAAGAACAGCGAGAAAAGCTGGCCAAGGAGTTGAGCGACAACGGCAGCATCACTCTTGAAGTCGCTGGTGTTGGCGACGGCAAGGTCCAGGTTAACAAGGA
Coding sequences within:
- a CDS encoding probable NIP7 protein, required for efficient 60S ribosome subunit biogenesis gives rise to the protein MRPLTEKETQTLFEKLANYTGGSLKNLIAPLDDSPNPDRYVFRLVRDRVFYVRLSIANLATSIARDKLLSLGTCLGKFTKSGKFRLHITALPIIAEHARYKIWVKENGTMPFLYGSNIVKAHVGRWSEDCPEHQGVVVYSMNDTPLGFGVTARSTAEARRLDPTGVTCFRQADCGEYLRDEDNLFATG
- a CDS encoding related to glutamate 5-kinase produces the protein MRGNGTKSLTIVIKLGTSSIVDERTHEPLLPILTLIVDTAVKLRKDGHRVVIVSSGAIGVGLRRMDVEKRPKHLAQLQALAAIGQCRLMSLWDSLFTHLRQPIAQILLTRNDIADRTRYFNAQNTFHALLEQGVIPIVNENDTLAVSEIKFGDNDTLSAITAAMIHADMLFLMTDVDCLYDKNPRTNPDAKPIEVVEDIAALQADVSSAGSSLGTGGMSTKIIAARLGTSAGVTTVITRSSNPGNVLNIVQYLQSIQKGSTPPSPDERAEGLSRSASALTLSSLNGAPWPPLHTRFIPANDPIRDRHFWLLHTPHPHGTLYIDSGAYKALVGKAGLLPVGVIDVEGNFAQQEVVRLVAVKRRSTPGPDGKMWEGTPEEVGRALVNYAAAEIARIKGKQSVEIEKILGYADSEYVAHRQHVGFFKRDSRPVSPAREMNGAVME
- a CDS encoding related to Ku70-binding protein; protein product: MSSDSTPPPGVPAGTPSASSAEIKNDPAKTGFSPEISWWMNYFKMLSGQMTPEGKFFFREYTTEIEEEKDCKACERDRDWLFTYSPVVRFMSDKIQALNGRIDPSNVHCRRCPSSLRADGSVNWQSGGFSPNHGILICANHIKNRKHLEDTLAHEMVHAWDYVRWKNVDFMGQKDLKHAACTEIRASMLSGECRWTKEAFVRGNWRLTQQFQNCVRRRAIDSVTARSTCKDDVQATKVVNQVWDSCFADTRPFDEVYR
- a CDS encoding probable protein kinase Eg22, yielding MATRAIEARFERMSVNDENDPLGDGSKLYSKTKTMVSSTTSQSIHGASRPNLFKVALQSQSSNTNAAVMLPSQAAQRKVNNAPPSPTRKALPSSSRTSDEAQDERKSVTLPEQISVPKQFHLGMFEIGRPLGKGKFGRVYLARERTTGFICALKVLHKNELQAGRVEKQVRREIEIQSNLRHPNILQLYGHFHDSKRVFLILEFAGKGELYKHLRKESRFPEWKAAQYIAQMASALRYLHRKHVIHRDIKPENILVGIHGEIKISDFGWSVHAPNNRRKTMCGTLDYLPPEMIKPGTSDNFYNEKVDLWSLGVLTYEFLVGEAPFEDTPVMTQRRIARADMSIPSWVSSEATDLIKKLLVLDPEKRIPLEQIQQHPWIIKHCVKGERASNREKGQ
- a CDS encoding probable glycine--tRNA ligase GRS1 — encoded protein: MSSAATTLKGQPLDKAVLESILRRRMFYTPSFEIYGGVGGLFDYGPPGCALQAGVIDIWRKHFILEEDMLEVDCTVLTPHEVLKTSGHVDKFADWMCKDPKNGEILRADHFVEAILEARLNGDKEARGQKVEDKEEDPKKKKKKTKTEAVKLDDAVVKEYEEVLARIDNYGGPELGELIKKYDLRNPATGVQPAEPVSFNLMFQTSIGPSSNYPGYLRPETAQGQFLNFAKLLEFNQSQMPFASASIGKSYRNEISPRAGLLRVREFLMAEIEHFVDPEGGKKHHRFHEVEDVELVLLDRDTQLSGKTTTRTLKIGQAVKDGLVDNETLGYFLARIHLFLEKIGVDLTKLRFRQHMANEMAHYATDCWDAELFTSSGWIECVGCADRSAYDLSVHAKKTGAPLVVREQRETPLVIEEWQIDIERKKFGPQFKKDAKTVETALLATTQEQREKLAKELSDNGSITLEVAGVGDGKVQVNKDSIAIEFRKRVENTREFVPNVIEPSFGIGRILYSLMEHSFWTRGTEGGDEARGVLSFPPTVAPTKVLLVPLSSNTQFKPLLKQLSQRLRSAGISSRVDDSSASIGKRYSRNDELGTPLGITIDFQTVQDGTVTLRDRDSTNQVRAEQEKIIDAIKSLVNGSKTWSQIESELPKFEGQEVDVSQR